From a single Micromonospora carbonacea genomic region:
- a CDS encoding helix-hairpin-helix domain-containing protein codes for MDTPGAESTPTTLDAPGTDDTPAATIDAPATDGSPAVATDPEPAATPEPAAATLAPPADATPAEPTAPEPTAAVEPAAETTAVEPATGTADVEPVAATTDVEPAATEPVQPAAPSAPAEAAAEAEAATPVVPAPRTPVDDALPPAVVVGPEAQHVPVEPEAAPGVAAAADPTTGSADDFRRIQGIGPKMAAALQDAGIRTYRQLADLDEATLRETIRSAGLRAAPSLATWPQQAKVLVGAPAEADRVLPAGDADA; via the coding sequence ATCGACACCCCCGGCGCGGAGAGCACCCCCACCACGCTCGACGCTCCCGGCACGGACGACACCCCCGCCGCCACGATCGACGCCCCCGCGACCGATGGCTCCCCCGCCGTCGCCACCGACCCGGAGCCGGCGGCGACGCCCGAGCCGGCCGCCGCGACCCTCGCCCCGCCGGCCGACGCGACCCCCGCCGAGCCGACGGCGCCCGAGCCGACCGCGGCTGTCGAGCCCGCGGCCGAGACCACGGCTGTCGAGCCGGCGACCGGAACCGCGGACGTCGAGCCGGTGGCCGCGACCACGGACGTCGAGCCGGCGGCGACCGAGCCGGTCCAGCCGGCGGCCCCAAGCGCGCCGGCCGAGGCCGCAGCGGAGGCCGAGGCCGCCACGCCCGTCGTCCCCGCGCCGCGCACCCCGGTCGACGACGCCCTGCCGCCGGCCGTCGTGGTCGGGCCCGAGGCGCAGCACGTCCCGGTCGAGCCCGAGGCCGCGCCGGGCGTCGCCGCGGCGGCGGACCCGACCACCGGGTCGGCCGACGACTTCCGTCGCATCCAGGGCATCGGCCCGAAGATGGCCGCCGCGCTCCAGGACGCCGGCATCCGCACCTACCGGCAGCTCGCCGACCTCGACGAGGCGACCCTGCGGGAGACGATCCGCTCCGCCGGCCTGCGGGCCGCGCCCAGCCTGGCCACGTGGCCCCAGCAGGCCAAGGTCCTCGTCGGCGCCCCGGCCGAGGCCGACCGGGTGCTCCCGGCCGGCGACGCCGACGCCTGA